A window of Desulfuromonas soudanensis genomic DNA:
CGAGCAGGCCTTCGAGCTCACCGACGCCGCCGCCGAGCGCAGCGCCGCCGCCGGCTGCATCCAGCTCTCCGAGAAATCGGTTTGCACCTACCTCCGTTCCAACGTCGCCCTGATGAAGAAGATGATCGCAGAGGGGTACAGCGATGCGAAGACCTTGCAGAATCGCATCGACGCCGTCAACGAGTGGCTGAAAAATCCCCAGCTCCTCAAGGCCGACGCCAATGCCGAGTACGCCGCGGTCATCGAGATCGACCTCGCCGAGATCACCGAGCCGATCCTCGCCTGCCCCAACGACCCGGACGACGTCAAGCTCCTCTCCGCCGTCGCCGGTACGCCGATCCAGGACGTCTTCCTCGGCTCCTGCATGACCAACATCGGTCACTTCCGCGCCGCCGCCGAGATCTGGCGCGGCCAGAAGTTCAACCCGGCTATCCGCACCTGGATCTGTCCGCCGACCCGCATGGATCAGCAGCAGCTCAAGGACGAGGCCATCTTCAGCGTTTACAGTGCCATGGGCGCCCGCATCGAGATCGCCGGCTGCTCCCTGTGCATGGGGAACCAGGCCCGCGTCCCCGACGGGGTCAACATGTTCTCCACCTCGACCCGCAACTTCGACGACCGCATCGGCAACGGCGCCAAGGTCTATCTCGGCTCCGCCGAACTCGGCGCGGTGACCACCAACCTCGGCAAGCTCCCCACTCCCGCCGAGTACCTTGCGGTCTACAAAGAGAAAGTCGCGCCCAAGGCCGAGCAGATCTACAAATACCTGCAGTTCGACGAGATGGCCGAATACAAATAAGACGGGGCAAGACCGAATAAGTTTGAAGCTCAAAGGCTGAAACGGTCAAGCTGGAACGTCCCGTCCGTGTCAATGCAAATCCGCACCACAAGGGTGTTGGCAGTTTTTCGATTGCAGCATTATTCAGGCCCGTAACCTCTTCAGGTTACGGGCCCTTTTTTTCCGCATGAAATCTTGTCAGGGAACAGGGCGCGTAAGCGAAATGCCCCTGGATCAGGCCACTCCGGGATGGGTCTACCTAAAATGGAGGGTTACGGTGACGCGATCTTAACACTCTCCCCGCTTTGGGGAGGACTGCTGATGGTGTCAGCCTACTCCGGATGGAGCGGGGGGAGGTAGACCGATCCTGTTTGATTATTGCCTGATCGTGCTCTGGTCTGGATAATAGGTCGGTATGCGCAGTGTCGATTGGTCCGGATGTTTGTAAATATCAATACGAAAGAACTACGCTGTTCCAAACCCTGCCCCCAAATCGAGAATTTGGGGGCGGTTTACTTAATTCCGCTATGGAAAACCGGGCCACGTCCCCTATTTCTTAATCTTCCCTGTCATCGCTCGATGGAAAACGGATTCAGAAACTGCCGCCCCCACAGAAGGTTCCTCTCAACCGGGCTCAGCTCCGCCTCATCACAGACCCGCTCCCAATGGTCGCGAATGGCGGTTTCGATCCGGTCAATCACCGCGATAGCTGCCTGCCGGGAAAGCAGGAAGTGATGCGCGGCCGCCAGGCAGGTTTTGAGCTGACTGAACCTGTTTTCGCCGGTAATGAGCATGGCCTGAGTCGCTTCATTGCCGGTCCGACCTTGAGGGCAAATATCGTAGGCCGGCGTCAAGGTCAGCTCTTTCCCATTCCAGAAAGCGGCGTGATTCCGGGCATGATCATCGGTATTGCCGCACAGGACATTAAATACCAGCCGACCATAAAGCTCCTTGAGGGTTTCTCCTGATTGCGTAAAGCGATGTCGAATGATTTCGGCAAACTCTTCATAACTGGCATAACGGGCCGTCATCTCACTGAGGCCGAAGAGGGTCAGGGCGGAGACCATCGATTTTCGTGCCCATCCGGAATCGAGGGCAATACGGTCGAAGCGCTCAATCAACAAAACATCCTTGCCGGCCGCCTTGACCAGCTTGACGGCAGCGGCCGAAAGCCCGGCCATGGAAGCCAGGCGCATGGCAACGTATTCAGCTTTGACGACGCTGTAGAGATCGCTGCTGGACGAAAATTTCGCGATATATTTACTGCCTTGATCTTCGATCAGGGCCTTGGGACGGGCACCGCCAATGGAGCTGCCATGGAAGAGCGCCTGATCCAGCTCGGCGGTTAATGGAACCCCCTGTTCCACCCGTTCGGCCGATGCCAGCAACTCTTCCAGACCGGCATTATGGGGAGTTCTCGGAACGAATTCCGTGGGTGAGCGCTGAAAATCGAGCGCGCCAATCCGATCGGACCCCGATTCCAGGAGATAGGTGAGCTCATCCAGGCTGCCGGTATCCGCATCCCGACCTTTGCGCCCGAACCGCTTGTTGATGATAACGCGTCGCCCCCAGGCATCGGGCGCGGCATCCCGAATGCAATTGGGGATCTCCAGGTCGCCTAGCAAGGGCAAAACCCCGGCCCGCAGAGGCAATTCCGGTTCATAAATCGGAATGGCAGGATTCTTGTCGTCTCTCCGATCAAGATAGCTTTTGCCATAGTTGAAATGGATGGTGCCGTTATCCGCTTCAAGCTTACCGGCGACCACAGGTTGCGTCTCACCGGGGAGCCATATCCA
This region includes:
- a CDS encoding type II toxin-antitoxin system HipA family toxin; protein product: MTSKPQNKEAFVWIWLPGETQPVVAGKLEADNGTIHFNYGKSYLDRRDDKNPAIPIYEPELPLRAGVLPLLGDLEIPNCIRDAAPDAWGRRVIINKRFGRKGRDADTGSLDELTYLLESGSDRIGALDFQRSPTEFVPRTPHNAGLEELLASAERVEQGVPLTAELDQALFHGSSIGGARPKALIEDQGSKYIAKFSSSSDLYSVVKAEYVAMRLASMAGLSAAAVKLVKAAGKDVLLIERFDRIALDSGWARKSMVSALTLFGLSEMTARYASYEEFAEIIRHRFTQSGETLKELYGRLVFNVLCGNTDDHARNHAAFWNGKELTLTPAYDICPQGRTGNEATQAMLITGENRFSQLKTCLAAAHHFLLSRQAAIAVIDRIETAIRDHWERVCDEAELSPVERNLLWGRQFLNPFSIER